In Patagioenas fasciata isolate bPatFas1 chromosome 2, bPatFas1.hap1, whole genome shotgun sequence, a single window of DNA contains:
- the LOC139827310 gene encoding uncharacterized protein isoform X2, whose protein sequence is MAVTFEDVALYFSPEEWAELAGWQRRLYREVMLDNYEMVASLGWAAVKPELICKLEREETPCVPDPPGVRRGHQSPGPAAADPGTQMEADAIPEGLPAPPALLLGVHKPDGMQQGSSAQSPFGLIQEFLFGHPHLHPLLTPVPLERSPFPCPECDKSFKHQASLAMHMRSHRGERPFSCTDCSKSFVHKHHLLSHQRVHTGEKPFACSHCGHRFREKNHLVKHQRSHTGERPFTCADCGKSFNRKGTLITHQRIHTGERPFSCLYCSKSFSQKGDLINHQRSHTGEKPFTCAQCGKSFSQKGNLITHQRIHTGERPFHCPECGKSFIHTGDLTKHQRSHTGEKPFACPECGKSFSQKGNLIAHLRIHTGERPFTCPECGKSFRDKMTLTVHQRVHTGERPYKCGECGKTCSRLQNLKSHQRVHRGPSALPEGDQQDRRRLFPVGGRAEAKPFQFSGCEKQFPSEALMLGHRCPHGTVTAHSVMDS, encoded by the exons ATGGCGGTGACGTTCGAGGACGTAGCCCTCTACTTCTCCCCCGAGGAGTGGGCAGAGCTGGCGGGCTGGCAGCGGCGGCTctaccgggaggtgatgctggacaACTACGAGATGGTGGCCTCGCTGG GCTGGGCCGCCGTGAAGCCAGAGCTCATCTGCAAGCTGGAGCGAGAAGAGACGCCGTGCGTGCCAGACCCCCCCGGGGTGCGGCgggggcaccagagccctgggccAG CAGCCGCTGACCCTGGGACACAGATGGAGGCCGATGCGATCCCCGAGGGGCTGCCGGCACCCCCCGCCCTGCTCCTGGGGGTGCACAAACCAGACGGGATGCAGCAAGGGAGCTCGGCCCAAAGCCCATTTGGCCTTATCCAGGAGTTTCTATTTggccacccccacctccacccgcTCCTGACACCCGTGCCGCTGGAGAGGAGCCCCTTCCCATGCCCCGAGTGTGACAAGAGCTTCAAGCACCAGGCGTCTCTGGCCATGCACATGCGGAGCCACCGGGGCGAGCGGCCCTTCAGCTGCACCGACTGCAGCAAGAGCTTTGTCCACAAGCACCACCTGCTGAGCCACCAGCGTgtgcacaccggggagaagccctttgcctgcagccactgCGGCCACCGCTTCAGGGAGAAGAACCACCTGGTCAAGCACCAGCGCAGCCACACCGGGGAGCGCCCCTTCACCTGTGCCgactgcggcaagagcttcaaCCGCAAGGGCACGCTCATcacccaccagcgcatccacaccggggagcgccccttctcctgcctgtactgcagcaagagcttcagccagaaggGCGACCTGATCAATCACCAGCGCagccacaccggggagaagcccttcacctgcgctcagtgcggcaagagcttcagccagaaggGCAACCTGATcacccaccagcgcatccacaccggggagcgtCCCTTCCACTGCCCCGAGTGCGGTAAGAGCTTCATCCACACCGGTGACCTGACCAAGCACCAGCGCAGCCACACTGGGGAGAAACCCttcgcctgccctgagtgtggcaagagcttcagccagaaggGCAACCTGATCGCCCACctgcgcatccacactggggagcgCCCCTTTACCTGCCCTGAgtgcggcaagagcttcagggacaaGATGACCCTCACCGTCCACCAGCGGGTCCACACCGGTGAGAGGCCCTACAAGTGTGGGGAGTGCGGCAAGACCTGCAGCCGGTTACAGAACCTGAAGAGCCACCAGCGGGTGCACCGGGGCCCATCGGCGCTGCCAGAGGGCGACCAGCAAGACAGGAGGAGGCTGTTCCCGGTGGGCGGACGGGCAGAGGCCAAGCCCTTCCAGTTCAGCGGCTGCGAGAAGCAGTTTCCGTCCGAGGCGCTCATGCTGGGCCACCGGTGCCCCCACGGCACTGTCACGgcccattcggtgatggactcgtga
- the LOC139827310 gene encoding uncharacterized protein isoform X1: MAVTFEDVALYFSPEEWAELAGWQRRLYREVMLDNYEMVASLGWAAVKPELICKLEREETPCVPDPPGVRRGHQSPGPAADPGTQMEADAIPEGLPAPPALLLGVHKPDGMQQGSSAQSPFGLIQEFLFGHPHLHPLLTPVPLERSPFPCPECDKSFKHQASLAMHMRSHRGERPFSCTDCSKSFVHKHHLLSHQRVHTGEKPFACSHCGHRFREKNHLVKHQRSHTGERPFTCADCGKSFNRKGTLITHQRIHTGERPFSCLYCSKSFSQKGDLINHQRSHTGEKPFTCAQCGKSFSQKGNLITHQRIHTGERPFHCPECGKSFIHTGDLTKHQRSHTGEKPFACPECGKSFSQKGNLIAHLRIHTGERPFTCPECGKSFRDKMTLTVHQRVHTGERPYKCGECGKTCSRLQNLKSHQRVHRGPSALPEGDQQDRRRLFPVGGRAEAKPFQFSGCEKQFPSEALMLGHRCPHGTVTAHSVMDS, translated from the exons ATGGCGGTGACGTTCGAGGACGTAGCCCTCTACTTCTCCCCCGAGGAGTGGGCAGAGCTGGCGGGCTGGCAGCGGCGGCTctaccgggaggtgatgctggacaACTACGAGATGGTGGCCTCGCTGG GCTGGGCCGCCGTGAAGCCAGAGCTCATCTGCAAGCTGGAGCGAGAAGAGACGCCGTGCGTGCCAGACCCCCCCGGGGTGCGGCgggggcaccagagccctgggccAG CCGCTGACCCTGGGACACAGATGGAGGCCGATGCGATCCCCGAGGGGCTGCCGGCACCCCCCGCCCTGCTCCTGGGGGTGCACAAACCAGACGGGATGCAGCAAGGGAGCTCGGCCCAAAGCCCATTTGGCCTTATCCAGGAGTTTCTATTTggccacccccacctccacccgcTCCTGACACCCGTGCCGCTGGAGAGGAGCCCCTTCCCATGCCCCGAGTGTGACAAGAGCTTCAAGCACCAGGCGTCTCTGGCCATGCACATGCGGAGCCACCGGGGCGAGCGGCCCTTCAGCTGCACCGACTGCAGCAAGAGCTTTGTCCACAAGCACCACCTGCTGAGCCACCAGCGTgtgcacaccggggagaagccctttgcctgcagccactgCGGCCACCGCTTCAGGGAGAAGAACCACCTGGTCAAGCACCAGCGCAGCCACACCGGGGAGCGCCCCTTCACCTGTGCCgactgcggcaagagcttcaaCCGCAAGGGCACGCTCATcacccaccagcgcatccacaccggggagcgccccttctcctgcctgtactgcagcaagagcttcagccagaaggGCGACCTGATCAATCACCAGCGCagccacaccggggagaagcccttcacctgcgctcagtgcggcaagagcttcagccagaaggGCAACCTGATcacccaccagcgcatccacaccggggagcgtCCCTTCCACTGCCCCGAGTGCGGTAAGAGCTTCATCCACACCGGTGACCTGACCAAGCACCAGCGCAGCCACACTGGGGAGAAACCCttcgcctgccctgagtgtggcaagagcttcagccagaaggGCAACCTGATCGCCCACctgcgcatccacactggggagcgCCCCTTTACCTGCCCTGAgtgcggcaagagcttcagggacaaGATGACCCTCACCGTCCACCAGCGGGTCCACACCGGTGAGAGGCCCTACAAGTGTGGGGAGTGCGGCAAGACCTGCAGCCGGTTACAGAACCTGAAGAGCCACCAGCGGGTGCACCGGGGCCCATCGGCGCTGCCAGAGGGCGACCAGCAAGACAGGAGGAGGCTGTTCCCGGTGGGCGGACGGGCAGAGGCCAAGCCCTTCCAGTTCAGCGGCTGCGAGAAGCAGTTTCCGTCCGAGGCGCTCATGCTGGGCCACCGGTGCCCCCACGGCACTGTCACGgcccattcggtgatggactcgtga